A single Methanobrevibacter woesei DNA region contains:
- a CDS encoding zinc ribbon domain-containing protein: MTRICTKCGYENDDSFNFCAKCGTSLIEGVETPQFDVVMPLNDRQKRNIIILSYVITIALAWGGLVIKLLLSHSHISFIGFFGLFLPFYMLQSSDREIKKHGYIQLVLSIVGLVLSYWAAFNL; the protein is encoded by the coding sequence ATGACAAGAATATGTACTAAATGTGGTTATGAGAATGATGATTCCTTTAATTTTTGTGCAAAATGTGGAACATCTCTTATAGAAGGAGTGGAAACTCCTCAGTTTGATGTTGTAATGCCTTTAAACGACAGGCAAAAAAGAAATATTATTATACTTTCTTATGTTATAACCATTGCTCTTGCATGGGGAGGTCTTGTTATTAAGTTGCTCCTTTCACATTCTCATATAAGCTTTATTGGCTTTTTTGGATTGTTTCTACCATTTTACATGCTTCAGTCTAGCGATAGAGAAATCAAAAAGCATGGTTATATACAATTAGTACTTTCAATTGTTGGTCTTGTATTATCATATTGGGCAGCTTTTAATCTTTAA
- a CDS encoding nitroreductase family protein — protein sequence METFDAIEKRSSIRGYKDEQISDDELQKVLSVANKAPNAGPYYVTVIQDKDLLKEINDKTKEMMLASEGFMKERASMEGYEPLYGAPTVIVLSAPETPFTQINVACSATTMILAATDLGLGTCYAISPIQTLTESYLDKLELPEGFKPVSAILMGYEADVQIESPEREVPDNINYIK from the coding sequence ATGGAAACATTTGATGCAATTGAAAAAAGGTCAAGTATTAGAGGATATAAAGATGAACAGATAAGTGATGATGAGCTTCAAAAAGTATTAAGTGTTGCAAATAAAGCTCCAAATGCAGGTCCTTACTATGTAACTGTAATTCAGGATAAAGATCTCTTAAAAGAAATTAATGATAAAACCAAAGAAATGATGTTGGCTAGTGAAGGTTTTATGAAAGAAAGAGCTTCTATGGAAGGATATGAACCTTTATATGGTGCTCCAACTGTTATTGTTTTATCTGCTCCTGAAACTCCTTTTACACAAATCAATGTTGCATGTTCAGCAACTACAATGATTTTAGCAGCTACTGATTTAGGATTAGGAACTTGTTATGCAATTTCTCCAATCCAAACTTTAACTGAAAGTTATTTGGATAAATTAGAACTTCCTGAAGGTTTCAAACCTGTATCTGCTATTTTAATGGGATATGAAGCAGATGTGCAAATTGAATCACCTGAACGTGAAGTTCCAGATAATATAAACTATATAAAATAA
- a CDS encoding GNAT family N-acetyltransferase, giving the protein MIIKTERLVLRPWEEEDAENLYKYAQNPKIGPIAGWPPHKSVEDSLEIINTVFAKNETYAITKNCEAIGSIGLLIHPDGNHYWGDGCGELGYWIGEPFWGEGLVVEASIELLKHGFDDLKLEKIYATFRNDNFQSKRVLEKLGFKFVDTVINEDFTGERFMEVVMVLENQ; this is encoded by the coding sequence ATGATAATCAAAACAGAAAGATTAGTTTTAAGGCCTTGGGAGGAAGAGGATGCTGAAAATTTATATAAATATGCTCAAAATCCTAAAATTGGTCCAATAGCGGGATGGCCTCCACATAAAAGTGTTGAAGATAGTTTGGAAATTATCAATACTGTTTTTGCTAAAAATGAGACTTATGCAATAACAAAAAATTGTGAAGCTATTGGTTCTATTGGTCTTTTAATTCATCCTGATGGAAATCATTACTGGGGTGATGGCTGTGGAGAGCTTGGATACTGGATTGGAGAACCATTTTGGGGTGAAGGATTAGTTGTTGAAGCTTCAATTGAATTATTGAAACATGGTTTTGATGATTTAAAGCTTGAAAAGATATATGCAACCTTTAGAAATGATAATTTTCAATCAAAAAGAGTACTTGAAAAATTAGGCTTTAAATTTGTTGATACAGTTATTAATGAAGATTTCACTGGTGAAAGATTTATGGAAGTGGTTATGGTTTTAGAAAATCAGTGA
- a CDS encoding ADP-ribosylglycohydrolase family protein, whose product MKIKDGIVGFVVGDALGVPVEFESRNKLKDSPVTEMIGYGTYHQPKGTFSDDSSMILATMDSIIKKGHIDYEDIMDCFSEWCYNGKYTPFGETFDIGITTRKAIANYTKNPPLECGEKDFRDNGNGSLMRILPIAFMDVNKETIKEMSSLTHAHDISKTACVYYCYLVRTILENSEKTLKENIQLTNSKMKEMYKDDDILNIFDSIIDENIFDFSEEDIKSTGYVVDTLEAVIYCLLNNDNYKDTVLAAVNLGGDTDTIAAIAGGVAGIYYGYDSIPKEWIDSITKIDYVLELCEEFEKVIK is encoded by the coding sequence ATGAAAATTAAAGATGGAATTGTTGGATTTGTTGTAGGTGATGCATTAGGAGTCCCTGTAGAATTTGAATCCAGAAATAAACTTAAAGATTCACCAGTTACAGAAATGATTGGATATGGTACCTATCATCAACCAAAAGGAACTTTTTCAGATGATTCCTCAATGATATTGGCTACAATGGACAGCATTATAAAAAAGGGACATATTGATTATGAAGATATAATGGATTGTTTTAGTGAATGGTGTTATAATGGAAAATACACACCATTTGGAGAAACTTTCGATATTGGAATTACAACAAGAAAAGCAATAGCAAATTACACCAAAAATCCACCCCTAGAATGTGGAGAAAAAGATTTTAGAGATAATGGAAATGGATCTCTAATGAGAATTCTTCCAATAGCTTTTATGGATGTGAATAAAGAAACAATCAAAGAAATGTCCTCATTAACCCATGCACATGATATTTCTAAAACAGCTTGTGTTTACTACTGCTATTTAGTGAGAACCATTTTAGAAAATAGTGAAAAAACACTAAAGGAAAACATTCAGCTTACTAACAGTAAAATGAAAGAAATGTATAAAGATGATGATATTTTAAATATATTTGATAGTATTATAGATGAAAATATCTTTGATTTTTCTGAAGAAGATATTAAAAGCACAGGATATGTAGTTGATACATTAGAAGCAGTTATCTATTGTTTGCTAAATAATGACAACTATAAAGACACAGTGCTAGCTGCAGTAAATCTTGGAGGAGACACAGATACAATAGCTGCAATAGCTGGCGGAGTTGCAGGAATATACTATGGGTATGATTCAATACCAAAAGAATGGATTGATAGTATAACAAAAATCGACTATGTACTTGAGTTATGCGAGGAATTTGAAAAAGTGATTAAATGA